A portion of the Lolium rigidum isolate FL_2022 chromosome 1, APGP_CSIRO_Lrig_0.1, whole genome shotgun sequence genome contains these proteins:
- the LOC124676191 gene encoding cytochrome P450 89A2-like, producing MIRRSSSTSRHAGAIAPFVVEKIGDPAVAHGVLVEDADAFANRPVLPFFVALANARGAERSENVSSVPYGPHWRALRCNMTAETLHPSRLGLGHLAPLQREAIQDLVAALSAGAKGTVVVRNYLYVAVFRVIARLCFGGGVDERQALISAMQCLVHDFQLGIGEIKPVPVSSPLAKLAQWRQQRQLLAIHGRMSELLLPLIAARRRQPCDDGGRRPYLDSLIQLPVPGPEVAEGKDSGRRALTEDEMVNLVLEFLGAGTGSLVVCLEWTLANLVALPDIQKELRREVDAEAATVSPDRSQLIRGMPYLHAVVLESLRMHPPVPLAFRHVQTDAAGMSVGSAAVPGNSDLIVQFLLGDMGRDRKTWTDPDEFRPERFLAGGEAHGIGPLPGPKEMRMMPFGAGHRFCPGVGLTMVVVKCFLAALVREFEWAAPTDAVDFTEMDAFFKTMKKPLSARITPRN from the exons ATGATCCGGCGTAGCAGCTCCACTAGCCGGCATGCCGGAGCAATAGCTCCGTTCGTCGTGGAGAAGATCGGCGACCCTGCCGTCGCCCATGGTGTACTCGTGGAGGACGCGGACGCCTTCGCGAACCGCCCGGTCCTGCCCTTCTTCGTGGCCCTGGCCAACGCACGTGGTGCCGAACGCAGCGAGAACGTAAGCTCCGTGCCCTACGGCCCGCACTGGCGTGCTCTCCGCTGCAACATGACAGCCGAGACGCTCCACCCGTCGCGCCTCGGGCTAGGTCACCTCGCGCCGCTGCAACGGGAAGCCATTCAGGACCTCGTGGCCGCCCTGTCGGCCGGCGCCAAGGGAACGGTGGTCGTCCGAAACTACCTCTACGTCGCCGTGTTCCGGGTCATCGCGCGCCTGtgcttcggcggcggcgtcgaCGAGCGCCAG GCTCTGATAAGCGCCATGCAGTGTCTGGTGCACGACTTCCAGCTCGGCATCGGAGAGATCAAGCCCGTGCCTGTCTCCTCCCCGCTAGCCAAGCTCGCGCAGTGGAGGCAGCAGCGCCAACTCCTGGCCATCCACGGCCGGATGAGCGAGCTGTTGCTCCCTCTCATCGCGGCACGGCGGCGGCAGCCGTGCGACGACGGCGGACGTCGTCCATACTTGGACTCACTCATCCAACTCCCCGTCCCCGGCCCCGAAGTGGCCGAGGGCAAGGACAGTGGCCGGCGCGCTCTCACGGAGGACGAGATGGTGAACCTCGTACTGGAGTTCCTCGGCGCCGGCACGGGGTCGCTGGTCGTATGCCTCGAATGGACTCTCGCTAACCTCGTAGCTCTACCAGACATCCAGAAAGAGCTCCGTCGTGAGGTCGACGCCGAGGCGGCCACTGTCTCCCCCGACAGGAGCCAGCTGATCCGTGGCATGCCCTACTTGCACGCCGTGGTTCTCGAGAGCCTACGCATGCACCCGCCGGTGCCGTTAGCCTTCCGCCACGTCCAGACCGACGCCGCCGGGATGagcgtgggttcagcagccgtgccGGGGAACAGCGACCTGATCGTGCAGTTCCTCCTGGGGGACATGGGAAGGGACAGAAAGACGTGGACGGACCCCGACGAATTCCGCCCGGAGAGGTTCCTTGCcggcggcgaggcacacggcatcGGCCCTCTGCCGGGGCCCAAGGAGATGAGGATGATGCCGTTCGGCGCGGGGCATAGGTTCTGCCCGGGCGTGGGTCTGACCATGGTGGTTGTCAAGTGTTTCTTGGCTGCGCTCGTGCGTGAGTTTGAGTGGGCGGCGCCCACGGACGCCGTCGACTTCACAGAGATGGACGCCTTCTTCAAGACCATGAAGAAGCCTCTTTCCGCACGTATCACGCCACGCAACTGA
- the LOC124647904 gene encoding very-long-chain 3-oxoacyl-CoA reductase 1-like, with protein sequence MGSGALLLQQREQPWFLVLAILGAVYVAAAAFRVMAHIALLLRRPTNLRRRYGAWAVVTGPTSGIGRSVALELARLGLNLVLVGRDPAKLHDISETISATHDGVRTKTVVLDLALVTTPEGDAGLARLREAVSGLDVGVLVNNAGVAKPCAVYLHEVDVEAWVRMVRVNLWSLTEVTAAVLPGMVERGRGAVVNIGSGSTEAIPSFPLYTVYAASKRYVAQFSRSLYVEYRSKGIDVQCQAPLFVETKMTSVVARSGKRRGLMSRLMVPTSDAYASAAARWIGHGPVCMPNLGHRLQWCLCSFVPDRLLDALRLRENLRQRALFQRLRSARINGGLPARKQG encoded by the exons ATGGGCAgcggcgccctcctcctccagCAGCGGGAGCAGCCATGGTTCCTCGTGCTGGCCATCCTCGGCGCCGTCTACGTCGCCGCGGCCGCCTTCCGGGTCATGGCCCACATCGCCCTCCTGCTGCGGCGTCCCACCAATCTCCGCCGCCGCTACGGCGCCTGGGCCGTGGTCACCGGCCCGACGTCCGGCATCGGCCGCTCCGTCGCCCTGGAGCTCGCCCGTCTCGGCCTCAACCTTGTCCTCGTCGGCCGCGACCCCGCCAAGCTCCACGACATCTCCGAGACCATCTCCGCCACCCACGACGGCGTCCGGACCAAGACCGTCGTGCTCGACCTCGCCCTCGTCACCACCCCTGAGGGCGACGCCGGCCTGGCGCGGCTCCGGGAGGCGGTGTCCGGGCTGGACGTGGGCGTGCTGGTGAACAACGCCGGCGTGGCCAAGCCGTGCGCGGTGTACCTGCACGAGGTCGACGTGGAGGCGTGGGTGCGGATGGTGCGTGTGAACCTGTGGTCGCTCACGGAGGTGACCGCCGCGGTGTTGCCGGGGATGGTGGAGCGGGGCAGGGGCGCCGTCGTCAACATCGGCTCCGGCTCCACCGAGGCCATCCCGTCGTTCCCGCTCTACACCGTCTACGCCGCATCCAAACG GTACGTTGCTCAGTTCTCCAGGAGCCTCTACGTCGAGTACAGGAGCAAAGGGATCGACGTGCAATGTCAG GCCCCTCTGTTCGTGGAGACTAAGATGACCTCAGTCGTGGCGAGATCCGGCAAGCGGCGAGGCCTCATGTCGAGGCTGATGGTGCCGACGTCGGACGCGTacgccagcgcggcggcgcgctggATTGGGCATGGCCCGGTATGCATGCCCAACCTGGGGCATCGTCTGCAGTGGTGCCTCTGCAGCTTCGTGCCAGACCGGCTCCTCGACGCGCTGCGCCTCCGCGAGAACCTCCGGCAGCGGGCTCTCTTCCAGCGGCTCAGGTCCGCCAGGATCAACGGCGGCCTGCCGGCCCGCAAACAAGGCTAG